The Thermosipho japonicus region TTTTATTTTCTTTAAAGGTGAAAAACCCGTAGGATTTATTGTAAACAGTATTAGAAGAGACCGCGCAAGAATAGACGCAATGGGTGTTGTAAAAGAAGAAAGAGGTACAGGTACAGCCTCATTTATCTTGGAACACGCAACAAATTATCTGAAATGGAAAGGTATCAAAAAAATCCTACTGGAAGTTATAACTAAAGACAAAAGAGCATATAGATTTTATGAAAAACATGGATTTAGAGAAAAAAGAAAATTACATTTGCTTGTAAACAAAGATTTAAAAACTGAAAATATTGAATATAGAGCAATAAAAGTTGAACCAAGGTACGTCTATACTTTATCACTAAATCTTGAAATCTCCGGCAGAACCACTAATTGGCAAAGAGAGCCAATTACTTTGTTATTAGCCGATGGAAGATACAATTATGTAAAGCTGGTTCATAATGGAAAAGAAGGATATTTGGTCTGGGGTAAAAACGAGGATAAAAGCACATATATAGTAGATTTGGGAACCAAGCATAATAATGAATGGGAAATTTTTGCAAAAATTGCTGTTGACTACCTTGTAAGAGAGACAAATTGCAAAATAATTTCTGCAACTTCTGTTCCGGAAAATGACCCCCTATATTCTGCACTCAAAAGTGCCGGTTTTACAAGCTTAATTGAGCAATCAGAAATGTATAAAAACATACATTAATTGGAGGGATTATATGCAAGAATTGAAAAATCATCTTAAAAAACTTTCAAAATTTGAAAGCGCTCTTTCGCTTCTTCACTGGGACATGGAAACCTATATGCCACCAAATGCAGTAGAAAAAAGAGCACAAATAATTGGTGAAATATCAGGCTATGTCTTCGAACAATTTATATCAGAAAAAACCCAAGAGTTAATTGAAAAAGCCCAGCCTAATGATGTAGAATCACAAGCCATATTAAGGTTGGTAAAAAAAGAATACGAAAGAATGAAAAAAATTCCAAAAGAGCTTTTTGTAGAACTTCAAATAGAAACTTCAAAAGCTCAGCAAGCATGGCAAAACGCAAAAAAAGAAAAAGATTTCAACTTATTTAAACCCAACTTAAAAAAGGTTGTAGAACTTGAAAAAAAGGTTATAGAAGTCCTTGGATATGAAGAAAATAAATATGATACACTCCTTGACCAATATGAACCAGGATTAAAAACAAAACAACTCAACGAAATCATTCCTCCATTAAGAAACTTCCTTATTGAATTCCTAGGAAAATTAAGTCAAGGGAAACAACCAAATACTGAAATTTTAAAAGGTGAATACGATGAAACTTTGCAAAAAAGACTTTCAGAAGAACTTTTAAAAGCTCTAAATTATGATTTTAATTCTGCAAGACTTGATGTTTCAGCCCATCCATTTACAATTTCAATATCTCACAATGATGTTAGGATCACAACAAGATTTGATAAGTTTGATATAAAAAATTCTATATTCAGTACAATTCACGAATGTGGCCATGCTTTATATGAACTTGGAATTCCAGAAGAATATAGAGAACTTCCAATTGGTGACGGTGCTTCAATGGGAATACATGAAAGTCAATCAAGATTTTGGGAAAATATTGTCGGACGAAGTTTTGAATTTTGGAAATTTATGTATCCAAAATTTGTAAAATATTTCCCCAGATTTGAAAAAATTGACATAAAAGATTTCTGGAGAGCAATAAACAAGGTAGAAAGATCACTAATAAGAACTGAAGCTGATGAAGTAACATACAATCTTCATATTATGATAAGGTTCGAGATAGAAGAAGCATTGATTAACGACAGAATAAATGTTGATGAACTACCTTTAATTTGGAATGAAAAGATGAAAGAATATTTAGGCATCTCACCTAAAAATGACAGCGAAGGAGTTCTCCAAGACGTTCATTGGGCTCACGGTTCATTTGGTTATTTCCCTTCATACATGCTTGGAAATCTTTTTGCAGCACAAATATTTAACCAAATGAAAAAAGATATTCCAGACTTTTATCAAAAAGTTGGAAACGGAGACTTTAAACCCATTTTAAACTGGCTCAGAGAAAAAATTCATTCAAAAGGAAAGGTATATCAGCCAATGGAGTTAATAAAGATGGTAACTGGCGAAACACTTAATCCACAGTATTTTATTGATTATATAAGCGAGAAATACAAAAAAGTTTACATGCTCTGATAGTAAAATTAAAGGGGGAAAATTCCCCCTTTAATTTATGGATGTACCCTATATAAAGTTCTAGGAAATGGTATAGCCTCTCTAATATGTTCAAGACCAGCTATCCATGCAATTGTTCTTTCAACACCAAGTCCAAACCCACTGTGAGGAACCGATCCAAACTTTCTTAAATCTAAATACCAATCGTATGATTCAACAGGAAGGTTAAATTCTTTCAATCTTTCAACCAAAAGATCGTAATCATGAATTCTTTGTGAAGCCCCTATTATTTCACCATATCCTTCAGGTGCTATCAAATCATCGCACAATACAACGTCTGGGTTATCCGGATCTGGCTGCATGTAAAATGCCTTTGCCTTTCTTGGATAATGTGTTACAAATACAGGTTTATCAAATTGCTTTGCTATTTCCGTTTCTTCATCTCCGCCAAAATCGTCTCCCCACTCAATATCATATCCTTTCTTTTGGAGCATTTTAACAGCCTCTGTATAAGTAATCCTTGGGAAAGGTGGTTCAATCTTTTCAAGTTTTGAAATGTCTCTATTTAAAGCTTCAAGATGCTCTCTTGCATTTTCAAGAACGTATTTTACTATATAGCTGACAAGGTTTTCCTGCAATTTAAGATTATCCTCATGCTCAAAATATGCAACCTCGGCTTCATTCATCCAAAATTCTATAAGGTGTCTTCTTGTCTTTGACTTTTCGGCCCTAAATGTCGGCCCTAAATTAAATACTCTCCCAAGAGCCATACATGCAGCCTCTAAATAAAGCTGCCCAGTTTGTGCAAGATACACCTTTCCATAGTCAAAATAATCTATCTCAAAAAGGTTACCTGCAGATTCACCGATTGCACCAGTGAAAATAGGTGTATCAACCTGAACAAAATCATTTTCCCAATAGAATTTTCTAATAGCTTTTAAAACTGCATCCCTTATATTTAAAATATGCATCTGTTTTCTAGAGCGAAGCCATAAGTGTCTGTGTTCCATCAAATAATCAATACTATGATCAGGCTTATTAATTGGGAAATCTTCCGTTGGAATCTGAACTGGAATTACCTCTTTTGCATGAATCTCCACCCCGCCTGGTGCTCTCTCTTCATTTTTCACCGTTCCTCTTACAATCAAAGATGATTCCATTCTAAGTTTTCTTGCATTTTTAAAAGTTTCTTCATCAACTGAAGATGCCTCAACAACCACTTGTACTATTCCTGTACCATCCCTCATATTAATAAATGCAATTTTTCCACTGCTTCTACTTCTCCAAACCCAACCTCTAAGCTCCACTTCTTTTCCAATATAATCCTTCAGATTTTTAATGTATACCCACACAAAATCCACCTCCCATTATTTTTCTCACCAAGGCCTTCTTCCAAGTGCGTTTTCATATCCATCCAATATATCTTTAGCAAATCTTAAAATCTCTTGGTCATCTGAAAAAACTAAAAGTCCAGATTCAATAAACGGTTCATTTACATGTATTTTTTTCTCGTCTGAAAGCTTAACAATTGAATTTTTTAGAAGTTTCTTTCTTATACCTTCCACATCAACATTTGTTATTTTCCAAGATAACTTTATACTATCAACATATTTTCCAATCTCATCATTTAAAAATACGCTTCCTTTATACCCTAACTCATTTAATAAAGTTTTTTTTACTTCACTATCAACAACAATTGGGTAAGTTGCATCTCTTGTATTCAAAGACACAACAACTTCCTTATCAAGGATTGTACCATCAAATATTGGAATCACACCAGCCGTTGCAAGACCTCTTGCAAAAAGAGAATATACATGGGCTGTAATGAATGCCGAGATATTTACTCTATTTAAAGGATCCTTGTCATCCTTACTTAATGTATCTAAAGCACCAACAACATACGCATTATATCCTTGTTGTTTTAAAAGATACCCTGCAGCAAGTCCTGCATCATATGAAAGAGTTAGGTCACCAAGGCTTCCAAGGCATAAAAGCGAAACATCTTTTAATATCTCATCTAAAGGTATTTTTGCAATGTTAGCCGGAAATAATGTCTGAAAAATAATTAGAAAGAGCAACATAAACACCATCTTCATCATTCGATGGCGCAATATAATCTGCCTCCTTTTTAAGTTCTTCAATAGCGTTTCCTACTGCCACTGAAAAATCGGCCATTTTAAACATTCCAATATCATTGTGATTATCACCAAAAACAACTATCTTTTGATCTCTGCAGTTTAACTTATCTATTAAATACTTTAAGGCTTCTGCCTTATTTACATTCTTTGGAACTATATCCAAAAATATATTCATGCTTTTAAATATATCAACGTTTAAATTCATTTTATCAAGTTCATCCTTTACATTATCTAGTACTTTTTCATCTGCTATGGAAAGTATTTTGGTGGGAAGTTTTTCTTTTGATAGTTTTACTAGATCTTCTACTATAAAATATTCTACATCTGCATGTCTAGCATAAGACTTTATATATTCATTATCCTCTTCTCCATATAATTTATCATCAACATATATTTGCCTATGTAGAGATTTTCCACGTAAAAACTCTATTATTTTCTTTGTTGACTCAAAATCTACACTTTTTTCAAATACCACACCTTTTTCTGGTATCCATACCATCCCACCATTGTATGCAATAACTGGAAAATCTTTTCCAAAAAATTTTCTTAAAAACTTTTTTACCGAAACAAGCATTCTACCACTTGCAAATATTACTGTGTGGTCATTTCTTTCAAGACTTTTAATTGCAACTACTGTTTCTTGAGAAACTGTATAATCACTCTTTAAAAGTGTTCCATCTATATCAAAAACGAATACCATTATTCTCCCCCTTCAAGTTTTCTTTTTATCTCTAAAACTAACCCTTCTGCAGTAGCAAGATTTGTCGCAAGCGGAATATTGTGAACATCACATACCCTCAAAAGTGCTGAAACATCTGGTTCATGAGGTTGTGCGGTAAGCGGATCTCTTAAAAAAATAACAAAATCAATCTCACCATTTACTATAAGTGAACCAATCTGTAAATCTCCTCCGTACGGACCTGACTCAAGCTTTGTAACCTTTAAACCTATCTTTTGTTCAATAATCTTTCCAGTACTTTTTGTAGCATAAAGCTTGCATTTTTCAAAGACACTTTTCCATTCTTTGACAAACATTGCAAGGTCAAGTTTTTTGTTATCATGAGCAATTAATGCTACATTTAGCATAATTTTCACCTCTTTTTACTTGTTTACAATTATTATATCACAGCTGTGATATAATAATATAGAATTTTTCAAAGGGGGGATTGTGTGAAAAACTATAAAAAGCTGTTTTTACTAGGTTTTGGTTTTTTTGGAATAAGTATCGTCTGGCCGTTGTATAACGCCTATATCCCAATTTTTCTAAAAGATTTCTCCCTTTCATCAACCAGTATCGGTTTTGTAATGACCATTGACAACATTTTTGCCATATTTATGTTACCTCTTATCGGTGTATTAAGCGATCAAACAAGAACTAGACTTGGAAGGCGTATGCCATATATTTTGATTGGTGCCCCACTTGGTGCTTTATTTTTCTCATTAATTCCATTTGCTAGAGAAATGCATCTTCTGTGGTTTTTCATGCTGAATATTATTTTTATGAACTTTTTTATGGCCCTTTTTAGATCCCCTGTTATAGCACTTATGCCAGATATAACTCCTCCAAAGTATAGAAGTCAAGCAAATGGAATAATTAATTTCATGGGCGGGCTTGGCGCACTTCTTGCATATTTTGCAGGAAAACCACTCTATGACAAAAATTATGCTTTACCATTTTGGCTTGGTGCACTAATAATGCTAATTGCACTAATGCTTGTTGTAGTATTTATAAAAGAAGACGAAAAGTACAAAATTAAAGAAGATAAGAAAAAGAAAATAGGCAACGTCTTTTCAAAAAGTTTTTCAGAGTTAAAGGTAAATCTAAAGGAAGTATTTTTATCAAAAGAAAAAAGTCTTTTGATGATTTTACTTTCCATACTTTTTTGGTTTATAGGATACAACGCTCTTGAGACGTTCTTTACAAGTTATGCAAAGTTTAGAATAGGAATTAGCGAAAGTACAGGAGCATTTATACTAGGCTTTTTCTCTCTAACATTTATGCTCTTTTCCATTCCCGCAGGTTTCATTGGAGCAAAGATTGGAAGAAAAAAGACCATGACAATTGGTCTTTCAATAGTAATACTTATTTCAATCTTATCAATTGCAAGTGTAAATATGATAAACAATACAAGTCTTGTAACTCGTTTATTATTTATCTATTTTGCACTTGGCGGAATAGGTTGGGGAATGGTTAACGTAAATTCACTTCCAACAGTAGTAGATATGACAACTGAAGAAAAACTGGGGGGTTACACCGGACTTTATTACTTCTTCTCTATGAGTGCGAATATAATTGCACCTCCACTTGCAGGATTTTTTATAGACATTTTAGGATACGATTCGTTACTTTATTTTTCAATAGCATCATTCTTTGTAGCAACTATTACTTTGCAATTTGTTAGAAGAGGCGATGTTAAATAGATTTTTTACAATTATCGGAAATTTTACACTCACTGCAAATGGGATTTTTCCTACAAACCGCTTTAGAGTGTTCAACAATCAATCCATGAAGTTCTTGAAATAATTTGACATCTTTAGGATAATTTTCGTAGAAAAGACTTTGAACATCATCGTACTCTGACAAATTAATACCATACATCCTTTTTAAAAGCCTTTTTGTATAAGCATCAACAACAAAAACTGGTATTTCAAATGCATAAAGCAAAATGGAATCGGCCGTTTCCTTGCCGATTCCATTTATTTTCAAAAGCTTTTCTCGAAGATTTTTTAATCCTTTTATCTTAGAAAGCTCAAAATCATATTCTTTAAGAAATGAAAGTAAATTCTTTAACCGCCTTGCTTTTAAGTTATAAAACCCAGCCGGTTTAATTAACTCTGCTAAATAGTCAACTGGCAATTCATACAAATACTCAAGCAAATTTTCTTTAGTTTTATTTTTATAAATATTTTCAAGTGCTCTTTCAACATTCCTCCAATTCGTATTTTGAGTTAAAACCGCAGTAACAACTATTTCTTCAGAAGTTCCAGGCCACCACTTTCCAACATTATCGTATGCTTTTAATAATAATTTATACAAGTCCTTCAATATTATACCTCCGCTACTGCCTCTATCTCTATATCTGAATCTTTTGGTAGATTTGAAACTTCAACTACCGCTCTTGCGGGTTTGTGACCATTTAAAAGCTTCTCATATATTTCATTAAATTCAGAAAATTTTGACATATCCCTTATATACACATTAACTTTAACCAACTTATCAAGGCTACTTCCTGCTTCTTTTAATATATTTTCCATATTTTTTATAATAACTTCCGTTGCACGTTTTATATCCCCTTTTATCAATTCACCCGTTTCAACAACTATTGGAAGTTGTCCTGATACAAAAACAAAACCATTACTTTTTACAGCTATTGAATAAGGTCCTACTGCCTTTGGTGCATTACTTGGATTAATAAACTCCATTTTCCCACCTCCCCTAATTTTTTCCAAGAAAATTATAACACATAGTGATATAATTATTTTTGAAATATTTTTTAGATTGGAGGATATAATGCAATTTTGCGTTTCAAAAATCAGAACCCTTTTATTTTGTCCCAAAAAATTCCTTAATGAATCAAAAGAAGAAGTTTTTCATGACCCTTATCTTGAAAAAAAGACAAAAAAAGTAATTAAAAACGGTGGAAAAATTAAAAAGGGAATTTTATCTACAAGACTTTTTAATTTTGAGCTTATTGCTTCAAATGTAGAAGTAATTTCTAATAACATTGAAATTTTTATCATTTCTCATAGAAATGGTAAAAAACTCTACCAATATCATTACATAGAAGCTGCTGCATATGGATATATTTTTTCAAAATACACAGAAAAGAAAATAAATGTTATCTTTAAAAGCAAATATTACAACATAACAATGCCCTGGAAAAAATATCTAAAAGATTTTATTGATATAGTTGAAGAATTAAAAAATTACAAAGAAATAAGCCCCAGGATAAACCCCGAATGTAAATTTTGCAAATATAACCTTGAATGCACAAACATCCTAATTAAAGAAAAAAATCTTTCACTACTTCGTGGAATTGGTAGTGCAAAACTGGAAAAATTATTTGAGCATAACATTTTCACGTTAGATGATCTAATAAAAAACAAAGAGGTAGTTGAGAATATATTTGGAGAAAAAGGAAAAAGATTAATACTGCAAGCAACCGCTTTTATTGAAAATAAGCCTATTTTAATCTCAAAAGTTGAAAGATTAAAAAACGGAATATTCTTAGATATTGAAAGCTATCACGATTTTCATTTTTTGTTTGGAATTTTAAAAGATAATGAATATATTCCATTTTTTTCTTACAAAAAAGAAGATGAAGAAAAAACTTTTCTACAGCTAATAGACTTTTTAATAAAACAAAACGCTCCAATTTACCATTATTTTAACTATGAACCAATTCAAATTAAAAAACTTGCCACAAAATACAAAGTGAAAAATAAAGTCAAATTTGAATTTATTGATATATACAAAATAATATCTAATAGTTTAGCAATACCAACAATTTCTTACTCGCTAAAAGTTCTAGCAAAATACTTTGGATTTGAGTGGAGAACAAATTTAAATGGGAGTAGCGTCATACAAAAATTTGAAGAATACAAAAAGTCAAAAGACAAAAAAATACTAAAAGAAATATTAATGTATAACGAAGATGACGTTAAAGCAACCAAACTATTATTTGATATTGTTAACCAATTTTCAAAATAGTTTTTCTCTCTGATAAATATGTTAACGTATTTATTAATGAAGATAAATGGAATTTTATTAAAATTTTCACAAAAATATAGAAAAATATCAGAATTTTAACATTTTTTAGAGAATGTTTTATATTACTTAATCTTAACTTTTTTAACCTAATCTTTGTTTTAGATGTGTTGAGATGTAACAATTGCTATGTTATCTTATAAGCAGAGCAGCGACCCCCTATCCCCCCTTGGAACCATTTTCCAAGAAATAGGCCCCAGATTGAAAAATCTGGGGCTTTATTTTTATGGTATAATCTTTTTCGAACAAAGGAGGAAAAGTATGAAAAATGCCCCACACAGTATAGAGGCTGAACAAGCGATATTAGGTAGTATATTAATAGATCCCGAAACAATTGAAAACATTATTTCAATTGTTAGCTCAAGAGATTTTTTCGATCCAAGGCATGCCGAAATATTCAAGGCTATAGAAGAACTATACGATGAGGGTATTCCAATTGATGTAATATCAATTTGTGACCGCCTTAAAACTAAGGGAAAACTTGAAATGGTAGGCGGAGAAATTTATGTTGCACAGCTTGCAGATATAGTACCAACATCTGCACATGCAGAGATGTACGCACAAATCGTTAGGGATAAATCGGTTTTGAGGGCACTCATAAACGCTGCATCCAAGGTAGTAGAAGATGCCATGTCTGATAGAGATGTGGACGACATCTTAGATAATGCAGAAAGAGTAATTTTTGAAATAGCTGAATCAAAAACTTCAAAAACATACCTTTCGATGGACACTATCCTGCATGAAGTTTTCGAAAATTTAGAAAATTTACGAACGAAGGTAAAAGACGGAATAACTAGCTTAATTACTGGTATTCCAACAGGTTTTAAAAAACTAGACGAAATGACATCAGGATTTCATAAATCTGATCTTATTATCTTGGCAGCAAGGCCTAGTGTTGGTAAAACAGCATTTGCACTTAATATAGCAAAAAACATGGCATTACACGCAAAAGCGCCTGTTGGCATTTTCAGTCTTGAAATGAGTAAAGAGCAGCTTGCACAAAGGCTCCTTGGAATGGAAGCATTAATTGAACTTCAAAAAATAAGACGTGGAACATTGAGCGATGAAGAATGGCAAAGGTTGTTGACTGCAACTGGTAAACTCTACAAAGCAAATATAATAGTCGACGATGAAGCAAATCTTGACCCAAGATCACTTCGTGCAAAGGCAAGAAGAATGAAAAAAGAATATGGAATCGAAGCTATCTTTATAGATTATCTTCAATTGATGAGCATAAAATCATATAGAGAAAACAGGCAACAAGAAATATCTGAAATTTCTAGGTCTCTTAAACTTCTTGCTAGAGAACTTGACGTGTCAATAATTGCTTTATCACAACTTTCTCGTGCTGTTGAACAACGTGAAGATAAAAGGCCAAGACTGAGTGATCTAAGAGAGTCCGGTTCAATAGAGCAAGATGCTGATATGGTGTTATTCTTATATAGAGAGCAATATTACAAAAAAGAAAAAACACTTGATCCACACGAAACAGAAATCATTATAGGAAAGCAGAGAAACGGACCTATTGGTACCGTTACTCTCTTATTTGATCCTAAATTTACCGCATTCTTTGAAGTTGATCCAACACATGGAGGGTGATCATTTTGAAGGCTATTTATCCTGGTTCTTTTGACCCAATAACCTTTGGACATTTAGATATAATTAAAAGAGCTTCAAAAATTTTTTCAGAAGTTTTTGTTGTAGTTATGGAAAACAAAAGAAAAAAATACACCTTTAGCCTTGATGAAAGAATTGAAATGATAAAAGAATGTACAAATAATATAACAAATATAAAGGTTGATTATTTTAACGGACTTTTAATTGATTATCTTCAAAAAAATAAAATTGATGTAATTATACGTGGTCTTCGTGCTGTTACTGATTTTGAATATGAACTTCAAATGGCCATGGCAAATAAAGAAATGTGCCCACATACTGACACAGTTTTTTTAATGACTGATAAAAAATATTCATTTATATCATCAAGTCTTGTGAAGGAAGTAGCTTATTTTGGTGGAGATATTTCAAGATGGGTTCCAAAAAATGTTGAAAAAAAACTAATACAAAAACTCAGGGAGTGAAAATTATGAAAAAATGTCTTCTTTCCGTTGCAATGATAGTAAAAGATGAAGAGCATAATATAAGAAGGGCTCTAGAAAGTATTAAAGATATTGCTGATGAAATTGTGGTAGTTGATACCGGCTCAACAGACAAAACTCCTGAAATAGTAAGAGAATACACTGATAAACTTTATTTTCACCCTTGGGAAGGAAATTTTTCAAAGGCAAGAAACCAATCACTTAAATATCCAACTTGTGAATGGGTTCTCATATTTGACGCCGACGAAGAAGTCAAAGAAGATTTTAAAGGAATAAGGAATTTTCTAGAAAATCTCCCAAATGATGTAAATACTGTATATCTCCCCACTTTAAGCTATCTTGACTGGGATTTTAAAAAAACTGAAATAGCTTCTACCCCTAGAGTTTTTAGAAATGGCACGATATATTATAAAAATATTATCCACAATCAACCTGTATACAAAGGAAAAGTTGTAAATGCTCCCTTTACGATATACCACTATGGTTATATCTGGACAAGGAAACTTCGTATACAAAAATATAACAGAACAAGAACTCTAATATTAAAGCACCTTGAAAACAAAAATTTAAATCCTGTAGAAAAGATTTATTATCTTGTCCAACTTTACAAAACTGAAAATTTATCAAAATATAAAAATAGGAAAATAGAAGTTGGATGGAAAACATTAAAGGAAATAGAAAAAATAGGTAAAATTCCGGCAATAGGTCTTGAATTTCTCTTCTTATTTGGAATGGATGCACTAAATAAAGAAAATCTAGAACTTGCAGAAAATTTATTTAACAAAGCAATAGAAGCTGTTCCAAAATACCCTGATCCGTATTATGGTCTAACAGGAGTTTACGAAAAAAAAGACGATCTTGAAAGCCAATATAAATATGCAAAACTATTTTTAGAAAAAATTGAGTATGCTGAAAAGCACCCTGAAGAATTTGAATGGACTATAATAGGCTTTAAACATAAAGGAACTGCAAACGCAGTCATTACAAAATACTTTCTGAAAAATAAGGATAAAAAAAATTTTGAAAATAACCTTAGAAAAACAATTGAATTTGCAAAAGCAACAGGGGAAAATATTAAAAGATTAATCAATATTATATTACAAGAGTGCTTAAAAATAAATGACATTGATTTTCTAAAAAGCATAAAATCTTCCTATGAATATATTTTAAATGTTTTAGTTGAAAACAATATTAATATCGATATTTGGAAAACCGCTTTTAAGTTTTTGGACAACAATATTAAGCTAGATGTAAATCTTTTAGAAAAATTTGTACAAACTGATTTTCAAAACTTTGTTATAAAATCCCAAAAAGAGGGTGGAGATTTTCTTCTAGAATTTATATTCAAAAATGACTTTGAAAACAATATAAAAACTTTGAATGAAGTATTGTTTTTATTTAAATATTTTAACGGTCCAAAAGAAAAATTATTAAAACTACTTGCAAACATCAGAAAGAATTTCCCAGAAGACATTCAAGGAATCATATATTCATTAATTGGTGATATATATCTAAAACTTTCCAATTTTTCTGCGGCTATTTCGTCCTACAAAAAAGCTATTGAATTGAATAAAGATATTTCAAACTTTATTAAACCTGTACTTGATGATCTAAAAACAAGACTTGATCCAAATATAGATGGAGTTTTTGAAGAAATTTTAAACTATTACACAAAACACAAAGAATTAATTTTAACTATTGATGTTGATGAAATTGAATTAAAATACCTTAATCTAATTTCAAATACAGATTAT contains the following coding sequences:
- a CDS encoding TM0106 family RecB-like putative nuclease, with translation MQFCVSKIRTLLFCPKKFLNESKEEVFHDPYLEKKTKKVIKNGGKIKKGILSTRLFNFELIASNVEVISNNIEIFIISHRNGKKLYQYHYIEAAAYGYIFSKYTEKKINVIFKSKYYNITMPWKKYLKDFIDIVEELKNYKEISPRINPECKFCKYNLECTNILIKEKNLSLLRGIGSAKLEKLFEHNIFTLDDLIKNKEVVENIFGEKGKRLILQATAFIENKPILISKVERLKNGIFLDIESYHDFHFLFGILKDNEYIPFFSYKKEDEEKTFLQLIDFLIKQNAPIYHYFNYEPIQIKKLATKYKVKNKVKFEFIDIYKIISNSLAIPTISYSLKVLAKYFGFEWRTNLNGSSVIQKFEEYKKSKDKKILKEILMYNEDDVKATKLLFDIVNQFSK
- the dnaB gene encoding replicative DNA helicase, coding for MKNAPHSIEAEQAILGSILIDPETIENIISIVSSRDFFDPRHAEIFKAIEELYDEGIPIDVISICDRLKTKGKLEMVGGEIYVAQLADIVPTSAHAEMYAQIVRDKSVLRALINAASKVVEDAMSDRDVDDILDNAERVIFEIAESKTSKTYLSMDTILHEVFENLENLRTKVKDGITSLITGIPTGFKKLDEMTSGFHKSDLIILAARPSVGKTAFALNIAKNMALHAKAPVGIFSLEMSKEQLAQRLLGMEALIELQKIRRGTLSDEEWQRLLTATGKLYKANIIVDDEANLDPRSLRAKARRMKKEYGIEAIFIDYLQLMSIKSYRENRQQEISEISRSLKLLARELDVSIIALSQLSRAVEQREDKRPRLSDLRESGSIEQDADMVLFLYREQYYKKEKTLDPHETEIIIGKQRNGPIGTVTLLFDPKFTAFFEVDPTHGG
- the coaD gene encoding pantetheine-phosphate adenylyltransferase, giving the protein MKAIYPGSFDPITFGHLDIIKRASKIFSEVFVVVMENKRKKYTFSLDERIEMIKECTNNITNIKVDYFNGLLIDYLQKNKIDVIIRGLRAVTDFEYELQMAMANKEMCPHTDTVFLMTDKKYSFISSSLVKEVAYFGGDISRWVPKNVEKKLIQKLRE
- a CDS encoding TPR domain-containing glycosyltransferase, which gives rise to MKKCLLSVAMIVKDEEHNIRRALESIKDIADEIVVVDTGSTDKTPEIVREYTDKLYFHPWEGNFSKARNQSLKYPTCEWVLIFDADEEVKEDFKGIRNFLENLPNDVNTVYLPTLSYLDWDFKKTEIASTPRVFRNGTIYYKNIIHNQPVYKGKVVNAPFTIYHYGYIWTRKLRIQKYNRTRTLILKHLENKNLNPVEKIYYLVQLYKTENLSKYKNRKIEVGWKTLKEIEKIGKIPAIGLEFLFLFGMDALNKENLELAENLFNKAIEAVPKYPDPYYGLTGVYEKKDDLESQYKYAKLFLEKIEYAEKHPEEFEWTIIGFKHKGTANAVITKYFLKNKDKKNFENNLRKTIEFAKATGENIKRLINIILQECLKINDIDFLKSIKSSYEYILNVLVENNINIDIWKTAFKFLDNNIKLDVNLLEKFVQTDFQNFVIKSQKEGGDFLLEFIFKNDFENNIKTLNEVLFLFKYFNGPKEKLLKLLANIRKNFPEDIQGIIYSLIGDIYLKLSNFSAAISSYKKAIELNKDISNFIKPVLDDLKTRLDPNIDGVFEEILNYYTKHKELILTIDVDEIELKYLNLISNTDYAKYVASINCYDIDRKLRLLNEIKNKDEFPFYYYRLAKIYEEKEDFEKAFSTHIKACEENHKIADLKLGMYEYDGFYPNSTYAFMKNSDKIVWCKNISEKLSGFGIIQPIRMWKKTEKFYYAYPYPTNDAIKIAKKRRKKLIKDWPFKIDDEIIFNSLAKLNENSIYIIENEEVPEYLLKELEINNSKESSALFSINTVHVEPELSKIIPKYIKKGIIIYFEPNFDDKDDIVFFNPEFKILRSTNQIKNELTELGFKVVKITAVKNIRILSFEKS